In one Candidatus Poribacteria bacterium genomic region, the following are encoded:
- a CDS encoding AbrB/MazE/SpoVT family DNA-binding domain-containing protein produces the protein MAIAKILEHGQITIPKPIRESLGLKKGDVVDARIEGDSVVITPQKLVTSEDWEKLLQVMNNVHEQNRGISEEEVYQDVERAVAELRQEEYDKQKKTACRA, from the coding sequence ATGGCAATTGCTAAAATCCTCGAACATGGACAAATAACCATTCCTAAACCAATCCGAGAAAGTTTAGGACTTAAAAAGGGCGATGTTGTGGATGCTCGAATTGAAGGTGATTCCGTCGTGATTACGCCCCAAAAATTAGTGACATCAGAAGATTGGGAAAAACTCCTACAAGTAATGAATAACGTCCACGAACAAAATAGAGGTATCAGCGAAGAAGAAGTCTATCAAGATGTTGAACGCGCAGTTGCTGAGCTTCGACAGGAAGAATATGACAAACAGAAGAAAACTGCATGTCGTGCTTGA